A stretch of the Notolabrus celidotus isolate fNotCel1 chromosome 3, fNotCel1.pri, whole genome shotgun sequence genome encodes the following:
- the LOC117809374 gene encoding DNA-binding protein RFX7-like → MAEEDPQPQPDQGARGSLPGLLPGLQGAEASALQLRIKNSICKSVQSKVENILQDVEKFSDIEKLYLYLKLPSGPSASPDKSDQSALSSSRTQQMHAFNWIRNYLEEYPETSLPKQEVYDEYKSFCDNLNYHPLSAADFGKMMKNVFPNMKARRLGMRGKSKYCYSGLRKRPFVHMPSLPTLDIHKTGDALQCDLLESAGQLSGIKEEVRFAACDLVCEWAQKVLKRQFDAVEDLARFLIDSHYISNKSLAALTITTGTATEVQTPPTVSAFVPTAEAHTFQPHMTTLSSPSIDAKQQLQRKIQRKQQEQKLQSPSPGEGQAKKADDGFPCASPAPLSPQPTIGIVVAAVQSPITAQRGRQLMSPSPMGTVENKMLPINFQMVTQPVQAVRQSPKPPQNILASPSGERSARQRYAQILPKPSPSITLRSPSTMIIGNSPIKTVMTTCHVSPVSLVKMTAISLTPNSSTTTTSYTNTTLRPASAGITSSAVAEDISYNQSMRSTSAVPTLALVARPGPTADTPTMDVEMEVEAIHKNSQTQNPNSLVLTQGAVANRAGGAVQRAASVPIPQTKGFLGLEETPNNTECKTKSFSSTTTVAAVESSNNSANTTNNMHLTPSTQNTSTPSLLNTSRASSIGERSSFTSAKEVLFATKSLRKRSGFSPDLSPVKRAFIPQQPAEGAAGPGYGILNTFTNIPRLGASTRPESAPVTREVEMKMNSSSQDHALCTSNFRASGFYSVAKTSSLMQRKNTSTVMETSPTVSQTLTQQQQGHTVTIPNSHSLQRQLGGSDVSSHSNHQQQQQQQQQTYMQSNPATEPLDFFNQVSSSSQLSVQTDMDYFSFEDDVTQDSIVEELVQMEEQMKLNSMQGFGDCVSMQGQQAVMSDNVISNNQTMTTFYHPTNSSSSCSSSNPIKTPTPTPTSEIMGGAPGLTRESPCSRIASTTPVDSALGSSRHTPVGTPHSNCSSNVPPSPVECRNPFAFTPINSSITGFHDGSTVSSSPVKPMQRPMATHPDKTRLEWMNNSYNSSSGSLNKSNSGVGILPSYQGLIGDQFQKPHAFAVPHARHHDNHFGRLTPVSPVQQQVANMAKQEGFAVPAPLDNKTNNSPAFRCRSVSPAVHQRNFTGNTGNLPHIPRSVVSPFNSPVTPEVLNIFANTQANLGVSSMAQRSHSVPLNVMMQTEVLPAPGQQCNSKNITSVLLSKLDGGHDDTVRGLGINNLPSGYTARMNLTQILESDNNLSCSDNHLSMMNSDSSSTCNLQRPNYLMENAVNEQMSDSRGLTVSGEQQGQQARPMMLTLSSQQRQEDHQQHQRCDFSSSVKHLLTDNGLTAGSQLMEQVSELTSGGADFPCEIRMTSELSSSINDLNALDTNLLFDPNQQQQGQYQNTAGEEEEFVNDALFQQITSETAHSSGLDWLESKDHPTVGLMG, encoded by the exons CAAATCCGTTCAATCAAAGGTGGAAAACATTCTG CAAGATGTGGAGAAGTTCTCTGACATTGAAAAACTCTACCTCTACCTTAAGTTGCCTTCTGGTCCCAGTGCTAGCCCTGataaaag TGACCAGAGCGCCCTGTCATCAAGCCGCACGCAGCAGATGCATGCGTTCAACTGGATCCGCAACTATTTAGAGGAATACCCAGAGACTTCTCTTCCCAAACAGGAAGTTTACGATGAATACAA GAGCTTCTGTGACAATCTGAACTACCACCCGCTCAGTGCTGCAGACTTTGGAAAAATGATGAAGAATGTCTTCCCCAACATGAAAGCGCGTCGACTTGGCATGAGAGGGAAATCTAA ATATTGCTACAGTGGACTAAGAAAGAGGCCTTTTGTTCACATGCCATCTCTACCCACTCTGGATATCCATAAAACAGGGGATGCA CTCCAGTGTGATCTCCTGGAGTCAGCGGGGCAGCTGAGCGGCATCAAGGAGGAGGTGCGATTTGCAGCCTGTGACCTGGTGTGCGAGTGGGCTCAAAAGGTGCTGAAACGTCAGTTTGATGCCGTGGAGGACTTGGCTCGCTTCCTTATTGACAGCCATTACATCAGCAACAAGTCTCTGGCAGCTCTCACCATTACAACCGGCACAGCAACAG AGGTTCAGACTCCTCCAACTGTATCAGCGTTTGTCCCCACTGCTGAGGCTCACACCTTCCAGCCTCACATGACCACGCTGTCCTCTCCTTCCATCGATgcaaagcagcagctgcagaggaaaATCCAGAGGAAACAACAGGAGCAGAAGCTGCAGTCACCTTCACCTGGAGAGGGACAAGCTAAGAAGGCAGATGATGGTTTTCCTTGTGCCAGTCCCGCCCCTCTGTCACCTCAGCCTACCATTGGTATCGTGGTTGCTGCTGTGCAAAGCCCCATCACG GCTCAAAGAGGACGCCAGCTGATGTCCCCCAGTCCGATGGGAACAGTGGAGAACAAAATGTTGCCCATTAATTTCCAAATGGTGACCCAGCCTGTTCAGGCAGTGAGGCAGAGCCCAAAGCCCCCGCAGAATATCCTTGCCAGTCCTTCTGGAGAACGCTCTGCTCGACAGCGGTATGCGCAAATCCTGCCTAAGCCTTCGCCTTCTATTACTCTGCGCTCACCCTCAACAATGATCATCGGCAACAGTCCCATAAAGACTGTGATGACCACTTGTCATGTCAGCCCGGTGAGTTTGGTGAAAATGACAGCCATATCGCTCACACCTAACagcagcaccaccaccacctcctacACAAACACCACTCTGCGGCCAGCGTCTGCAGGCATCACCAGCTCCGCGGTTGCAGAAGACATCAGCTACAATCAAAGCATGAGGAGCACCTCCGCAGTCCCAACTCTGGCCCTGGTGGCCAGGCCTGGACCGACTGCTGACACACCTACCATGGATGTTGAAATGGAAGTAGAAGCTATACATAAAAACAGCCAAACACAAAATCCTAACAGTCTAGTTTTGACTCAAGGAGCAGTGGCAAACAGAGCTGGAGGGGCCGTACAGAGGGCTGCCAGTGTGCCTATACCTCAGACCAAAGGCTTCCTTGGTCTGGAAGAAACACCAAACAACACTGAATGCAAAACCAAGTCCTTCTCAAGCACTACCACTGTGGCAGCTGTGGAAAGCAGCAATAATAGCGCTAATACTACAAATAATATGCACTTAACACCTTCCACTCAGAATACCAGCACTCCTTCTTTACTGAACACCAGCCGAGCTTCGTCAATCGGGGAAAGGAGCAGTTTCACATCAGCAAAGGAAGTTTTATTTGCCACTAAAAGCCTCAGGAAGCGCTCAGGCTTCAGTCCGGACCTCTCTCCTGTCAAGAGGGCTTTTATTCCCCAGCAGCCAGCAGAGGGGGCTGCAGGTCCTGGATATGGGATTCTGAACACGTTTACTAACATCCCCAGGCTAGGAGCTTCAACTAGACCTGAAAGTGCACCAGTGACCAGGGAGGTAGAGATGAAAATGAATTCTTCGTCTCAGGACCATGCTCTGTGCACTTCCAATTTCAGAGCCAGTGGCTTCTACTCTGTTGCCAAAACATCAAGCTTGatgcagaggaaaaacacttccACTGTTATGGAAACTAGCCCTACAGTCAGTCAGACATTAACACAGCAACAACAGGGGCATACAGTGACCATACCCAACAGCCACAGCCTCCAAAGACAACTAGGTGGGAGTGACGTTAGTTCACACTCtaaccaccaacaacaacaacaacaacaacaacagacctATATGCAGTCTAACCCTGCCACCGAACCCCTAGATTTCTTCAATCAAGTTTCATCTTCGAGCCAGCTCTCCGTGCAGACCGACATGGACTACTTTTCCTTTGAAGATGACGTGACACAGGACAGCATCGTGGAGGAGCTGGTGCAGATGGAGGAGCAGATGAAACTCAATAGTATGCAGGGGTTTGGAGACTGTGTTTCAATGCAGGGCCAACAGGCTGTGATGTCAGACAACGTCATATCCAACAATCAGACCATGACTACATTCTATCACcctacaaacagcagcagcagttgcaGTAGCAGCAACCCAATCAAAACTCCAACACCCACGCCCACATCAGAAATCATGGGAGGAGCCCCAGGCCTGACCAGGGAGAGCCCTTGCTCCCGCATCGCCTCCACTACCCCAGTGGACAGCGCGCTGGGAAGCAGCCGTCACACACCAGTCGGTACTCCTCACTCAAACTGCAGCAGCAACGTTCCTCCCAGTCCAGTGGAGTGCAGAAATCCATTTGCATTCACACCCATCAACTCTAGCATCACCGGTTTCCATGACGGCAGCACCGTCTCCAGCAGCCCCGTCAAACCCATGCAGAGACCGATGGCCACCCACCCAGACAAAACCAGGCTGGAGTGGATGAATAACAGttacaacagcagcagtgggaGCTTAAACAAGTCAAACAGCGGAGTTGGAATCCTCCCCAGCTATCAAGGCTTGATCGGCGACCAGTTTCAAAAACCTCATGCCTTTGCCGTCCCTCATGCGAGGCACCATGACAACCATTTCGGCCGCTTGACTCCAGTCTCTCctgtgcagcagcaggtggCTAACATGGCAAAGCAGGAAGGATTTGCTGTGCCTGCCCCTCTGGATAATAAAACCAACAACTCGCCTGCTTTTCGATGTCGCAGTGTGAGCCCTGCTGTGCATCAAAGGAATTTTactggaaacactggaaacctTCCACATATCCCTCGCTCAGTCGTGTCTCCCTTTAACTCTCCGGTGACACCCGAGGTGTTAAATATCTTTGCAAACACTCAGGCTAATCTCGGTGTGAGCAGCATGGCCCAGAGGAGTCATTCTGTGCCACTTAACGTCATGATGCAAACAGAGGTCCTGCCTGCACCAGGCCAACAATGCAACAGCAAAAACATCACCAGTGTCCTTCTAAGTAAGCTGGATGGGGGTCATGATGATACTGTGCGGGGTTTGGGCATTAATAATTTACCTTCTGGCTACACTGCTCGCATGAACCTCACCCAGATCCTCGAGTCTGACAACAACCTGTCCTGCAGCGACAATCACCTCAGCATGATGAACTCTGACTCCAGCAGCACGTGCAACTTACAGAGGCCAAATTACCTCATGGAAAATGCTGTTAATGAACAGATGAGTGATAGTAGAGGCCTAACGGTCTCTGGAGAGCAGCAAGGACAACAGGCGCGGCCTATGATGTTAACTTTGAGCTCACAGCAGCGCCAGGAAGATCACCAGCAGCATCAGCGGTGTGATTTCAGCAGCTCAGTGAAACACCTCCTGACAGACAACGGCCTCACTGCTGGCAGTCAGCTCATGGAACAGGTGTCGGAGCTAACGTCAGGCGGGGCAGATTTCCCGTGTGAAATCAGAATGACATCGGAGCTCTCCAGCAGCATCAATGACCTTAATGCACTGGATACAAACCTTCTGTTCGACCCCAACCAGCAGCAGCAAGGGCAATATCAAAATACTGccggggaagaggaggagtttgtGAACGATGCACTGTTTCAGCAAATCACCAGCGAGACAGCACATTCAAGCGGGCTTGACTGGCTAGAAAGCAAAGATCATCCAACCGTTGGGTTGATGGGTTAG